The following coding sequences are from one Sphingomonadaceae bacterium OTU29LAMAA1 window:
- a CDS encoding PAS domain-containing protein: MGDPSRRIAASPGSHGGSSSPIAWRATSGGDCLWFSPEWTALTGQAATDSQGIGWIACVHPDDRGRLLEAWRRARTGRVFTADLRIRIARNGSYRWFRTQALPIGDAPQVADGWAGHAIDVSDLYDRLEGEATLRATLHHRIRNTLAVIRSIARRTAENSETVEDYRNHFDGRLGAFARTQSHIMRTGVEGVDLEGLLADELLAHQVGGRVTYSGPEARLPPRIADQLGIALHELTENAMQHGALSREHGRLEVRWWITGDTPDRLLHIDWREDDPDGGFVAPDTEGFGLELLTRSLRYEVDADVDIAFADHGFACTIRLPFA, translated from the coding sequence ATGGGTGATCCGTCCCGGCGTATCGCCGCATCACCGGGATCTCACGGGGGTTCCTCCTCCCCGATCGCATGGCGCGCCACATCGGGTGGCGATTGCCTCTGGTTCTCGCCGGAATGGACGGCGCTGACCGGTCAGGCGGCAACCGATAGCCAGGGCATCGGCTGGATCGCCTGCGTCCATCCCGATGATCGCGGCCGATTGCTCGAGGCATGGCGCAGGGCGCGGACCGGCCGGGTGTTCACCGCCGATCTCCGCATCAGGATCGCCCGCAACGGCAGCTACCGCTGGTTCAGGACACAGGCGCTGCCCATCGGCGACGCCCCGCAGGTCGCGGACGGCTGGGCGGGCCATGCGATCGACGTGTCCGACCTCTACGATCGGCTCGAGGGAGAGGCGACACTGCGGGCGACGCTCCACCACCGCATCCGCAACACGCTCGCGGTCATTCGCTCGATCGCCCGCCGGACGGCCGAGAACAGCGAGACGGTCGAGGATTACCGCAATCACTTCGACGGCCGCCTCGGCGCCTTTGCCCGCACGCAGAGCCACATCATGCGCACCGGGGTCGAAGGTGTCGATCTGGAAGGCCTGCTCGCCGACGAACTACTGGCGCATCAGGTGGGCGGGCGCGTTACCTATAGCGGGCCGGAAGCCCGACTGCCGCCACGGATCGCCGACCAGCTCGGCATCGCGCTGCACGAACTGACCGAGAACGCGATGCAGCACGGCGCGCTGAGCCGCGAACATGGACGGCTGGAGGTTCGCTGGTGGATCACCGGCGATACCCCGGACCGGCTGCTGCATATCGACTGGCGCGAAGACGACCCCGACGGTGGCTTCGTCGCCCCCGATACGGAAGGCTTCGGGCTAGAGCTGCTGACCCGCAGTTTGCGCTACGAGGTGGATGCGGACGTCGATATCGCATTCGCCGATCACGGCTTCGCCTGCACGA